The Podospora pseudocomata strain CBS 415.72m chromosome 1 map unlocalized CBS415.72m_1, whole genome shotgun sequence genome has a segment encoding these proteins:
- the STI1 gene encoding Hsp90 cochaperone (COG:O; BUSCO:EOG09261TEQ; EggNog:ENOG503NUK2): MSTADELKALGNKAIAAKNFDEAIDKFTQAIAIDPQNHILYSNRSAAYASKKDWDHALEDAQKTTELKPDWPKGWGRKGTALYGKGDLLGAHDAYEEGLKIDPNNAGMKNDLASVKRAMEAEAGPGFGGDPTGGIGQMFSDPNLIQKLASNPKTSALLADPGFMAKLQAIKQNPNNTQELFSDPRFIQVLGVLMGVDMTMADPGSQPGASGSAKEAEEDVPMPDAKPAEPKKAPEPEPEPEPENEEALEKKKAKEAADKEKQLGTENYKKRNFDEAIKHYQAAWDLHKDITYLNNLGAAYFEKGDYQACIDTCTKAAEEGRALYADFKLIAKSYARVGTAYEKLGDLAQAIDYYNMSLREHRTPDVVTKVRNAERNKIEAARKAYIDPEKAEEARVEGNTKFKESDWPGAVAAYSEMIKRAPDDPRGYSNRAAAFIKLLEFPSALDDCDAAIKKDPKFIRAYIRKAQAYYGMREYSKCVDACTEAHTVDNEHHKGANAKEIEQQQQKAFTAMYSARENETEEQTRERLARDPEIMGIMADPVMQAILQQAQSDPAALNEHMRNPTVRTKIQKLMAAGVIRVGR; the protein is encoded by the exons ATGTCCACAGCCGACGAGCTCAAGGCTCTGGGCAACAAGGCCATTGCCGCGAAGAACTTCGACGAGGCCAT TGACAAGTTCACACAGGCTATCGCCATCGACCCACAAAACCACATCCTCTACAGCAACCGCTCGGCTGCTTATGCTTCGAAGAAGGACTGGGACCACGCCCTCGAGGATGCCCAGAAGACCACAGAACTGAAGCCAGACTGGCCAAAGGGGTGGGGCCGTAAGGGCACCGCGCTGTATGGCAAGGGCGACCTTCTTGGTGCCCACGATGCCTACGAGGAGGGTCTCAAGATCGATCCCAACAATGCTGGCATGAAGAATGATCTTGCTTCGGTCAAGCGTGCAATGGAGGCAGAGGCGGGACCTG GTTTCGGCGGTGACCCAACTGGCGGTATTGGGCAGATGTTCAGCGACCCGAACCTTATCCAGAAGCTTGCGAGCAACCCAAAGACCAGTGCCTTACTTGCCGACCCGGGCTTTATGGCCAAGCTGCAGGCTATCAAGCagaaccccaacaacacacaagAGCTCTTCAGCGACCCCAGGTTTATTCAAGTGCTGGGCGTCTTGATGGGTGTTGATATGACGATGGCCGATCCTGGCTCCCAACCGGGTGCCTCCGGCTCTGctaaggaggccgaggaggatgtgccAATGCCGGATGCTAAGCCTGCCGAACCAAAGAAGGCCCctgagccggagccggagccggagcctgAAAACGAGGAGGccctggagaagaagaaggcaaaggaggCTGCCGATAAGGAAAAGCAGCTCGGTACCGAGAACTACAAGAAGCGCAACTTTGACGAGGCTATCAAGCACTACCAGGCTGCGTGGGATCTCCACAAGGACATCACctacctcaacaacctcggtGCGGCTTACTTCGAGAAGGGTGACTACCAGGCCTGCATCGATACTTGCACTAaggctgctgaagaaggtCGTGCTCTCTATGCCGATTTCAAACTCATTGCCAAGTCGTACGCCCGTGTTGGTACTGCTTATGAGAAGCTGGGCGATCTTGCGCAGGCTATCGACTACTACAACATGTCTCTTCGTGAGCACCGGACACCAGATGTGGTCACCAAGGTCCGGAACGCCGAGCGCAACAAGATTGAGGCTGCGCGCAAGGCGTACATCGACCCAGAAAAGGCCGAAGAGGCTCGCGTGGAGGGCAACACGAAGTTCAAAGAGTCGGACTGGCCAGGGGCCGTTGCTGCCTACTCAGAGATGATCAAGCGTGCGCCGGATGATCCTCGCGGATACAGCAACCGCGCGGCTGCCTTCATTAAGCTGCTCGAGTTCCCCAGTGCTCTTGATGACTGCGAcgccgccatcaagaaggacCCCAAGTTCATCCGCGCCTACATTCGCAAGGCTCAGGCCTACTATGGCATGCGCGAGTACAGCAAGTGTGTTGACGCATGCACTGAGGCCCATACCGTGGACAATGAGCACCACAAGGGTGCCAATGCTAAGGAgattgagcagcagcagcaaaaggcGTTCACTGCCATGTACTCGGCGCGCGAGAATGAGACTGAGGAGCAGACCAGAGAGCGTCTGGCCCGTGACCCTGAG ATCATGGGTATCATGGCTGACCCAGTCATGCAAGCTATCCTACAGCAAGCGCAGTCGGATCCTGCTGCTCTGAACGAGCACATGAGAAACCCTACGGTTCGCACCAAGATCCAGAAGCTGATGGCCGCCGGTGTTATTCGTGTTGGTAGGTAA
- a CDS encoding Oxidase-like protein (COG:V; EggNog:ENOG503NYNG), with protein sequence MVAFQTGFLEQMKLPFRTGEFDGHLLTVIAKRSPTRPCIISYRLIQFSLGIQRTANVVMADSQSSFRPALLVVDMQEDFCPPSGSLAVPLGRTITPLINTLLTLPPRTLPLKIATQDWHPPNHISFAPNHPSNPPPFVTSHTITNPLNPSQSYTTLLWPPHCIQSTPGASLIPELSSQHFTHIIKKGLDPRVEMYSAFFDPFPPTPTGERVCDSGLAKLLHDEKVTHVYVVGLAGDYCVKHTAYDATKEGFQTVIIEEGTKTVNPGGWEECKKEMESIGGVRVVSVESEEVQRLFKKD encoded by the exons ATGGTAGCATTCCAAACGGGGTTTCTGGAACAAATGAAACTCCCCTTCAGAACGGGAGAATTCGACGGGCATCTGCTGACAGTGATTGCCAAGAGATCTCCCACTCGACCTTGCATTATCTCTTATCGTC TCATTCAATTCAGCCTCGGAATACAACGAACAGCAAACGTAGTCATGGCGGACTCTCAGTCAAGCTTCCGGCCAGcactgctggtggtggacatgCAGGAAGACTTTTGCCCACCA TCCGGCTCCCTCGCCGTCCCCCTCGGTCGCACAATAACGCCCCtaatcaacaccctcctcacccttcccccccgcaccctccccctcaaaatcgCAACCCAAGACTGgcaccccccaaaccacaTCTCCTTCgcccccaaccacccctccaacccccctcccttcgtCACCTCGCACacaatcaccaaccccctcaatcCCTCCCAATCCTACACCACCCTTCTCTGGCCCCCCCACTGCATCCAATCTACCCCCGgcgcctccctcatccccgaGCTCTCCTCCCAACACTTCAcccacatcatcaaaaaGGGCCTCGACCCCAGAGTGGAGATGTACTCCGCCTTCTTCGAccctttcccccccacccccaccggcgAACGAGTCTGCGATTCCGGACTGGCCAAGCTGCTCCACGACGAAAAGGTGACGCACGTCTATGTTGTCGGGCTGGCGGGGGATTACTGCGTCAAGCACACGGCGTATGATGCTACAAAGGAAGGGTTCCAGACGGTGATTATTGAGGAGGGGACCAAGACCGTTAACCCGGgcgggtgggaggagtgcaaaaaggagatggagagtaTTGGTGGGGTGAGGGTCGTGAGCGTGGAGAGTGAGGAGGTGCAGAGGTTGTTTAAGAAGGATTGA
- the HMG1 gene encoding 3-hydroxy-3-methylglutaryl-coenzyme A (HMG-CoA) reductase isozyme (BUSCO:EOG092608ZS; EggNog:ENOG503NUYR; COG:I): MIAANLLPARFRGEQPASQAAAPSWFNKKVTPLLQVLSKLTSTHPIHTIVVVALLASSSYIGLLEDSLFDASISVRKAEWSSLVEGSRRLRVGEDTAWKWQNDDSEAPIPEGADHLALLTLVFPETMSSDASRVPPVVNAVPIPQNLSIKSLPSTSNSFSTYAQDSALAFSIPYSQAPEFLSVAQEIPNDESAQESRETEHGREQKMWIMKAARVQTRSSLIRWVHNAWVEFTDLLKNAETLDIVIMALGYISMHLTFVSLFLSMRRMGSNFWLATSVIFSSVFSFLFGLFVTTKLGVPISMVLLSEGLPFLVVTIGFEKNIVLTRAVLSHAIEHRRPVKGGKQSAIDASSAIQSAIYLAIKEKGFDIVKDYAIEVGILVLGAASGVQGGLQQFCFLAAWILFFDCILLFSFYTAILCIKLEINRIKRHVEMRKALEDDGVSHRVAENVAQSNDWPRADGQDKPGTTIFGRQIKSTHIPKFKVLMVSGFVLINALNLASIPFRSADSISNISSWARGLGGVVTSPPVDPFKVASNGLEFVLESAKAEGRETVVTVLTPIRYELEFPSVHYDLPQQLDNVGGDDITELGYGGRMVGGILKSLEDPILSKWIVVALALSVALNGYLFNAARWGIKDPNVPTHPIDPKELADAQRFNDTESATLPLGEYIRTSPTPAPSIPPTPALTDDEAEPSKESGSEPQAPAVPRTQAELEKMVAEKRAHELTDAEIVALSLRGKIPGYALEKTLKDFTRAVKVRRSIISRTKATSELTNLLERSKLPYQNYNWAQVHGACCENVIGYMPLPVGVAGPLVIDGQSYFIPMATTEGVLVASASRGCKAINSGGGAVTVLTADGMTRGPCVSFETLERAGYAKLWLDSEKGQNVMKKAFNSTSRFARLETMKTAIAGTNLYIRFKTTTGDAMGMNMISKGVEHALSVMRNEGFEDMNIVTVSGNYCTDKKPAAINWIEGRGKSVVAEAIIPAEVVKSVLKTDVDTMVALNVDKNLIGSAMAGSVGGFNAHAANIVAAIFLATGQDPAQVVESANCITIMKNLRGSLQISVSMPSIEVGTLGGGTILDPQGSMLDLLGVRGPHPTSPGENARRLARIVAAAVLAGELSLCSALAAGHLVKAHMQHNRSAPPTRSTTPAPMTSGFERAPSTTALSAAAIERSRR; the protein is encoded by the exons ATGATTGCTGCAAACCTACTGCCCGCGAGGTTTCGCGGGGAGCAGCCCGCCTCCCAGGCTGCTGCGCCATCCTGGTTCAACAAAAAAGTCACACCGCTTCTTCAGGTTCTGTCGAAGCTTACCTCAACCCACCCAATTCACACCATTGTCGTGGTTGCGCTGCTTGCCAGCTCTTCGTATATCGGCCTTTTGGAGGACAGCCTGTTTGATGCGAGCATAAGTGTAAGGAAGGCGGAATGGTCATCTCTTGTCGAGGGGAGCCGTCGCCTCAGGGTTGGCGAAGACACCGCTTGGAAGTGGCAGAACGATGACTCGGAAGCGCCCATTCCCGAGGGCGCCGaccacctcgccctcttGACTCTTGTCTTCCCTGAGACCATGTCTTCCGATGCTTCCCGTGTTCCTCCCGTCGTCAACGCCGTTCCAATTCCTCAGAATCTGTCGATCAAGTCGCTtccatcaacatccaactCTTTCAGCACCTACGCCCAGGATAGCGCCCTCGCCTTTTCGATTCCCTACAGCCAGGCCCCCGAATTCCTCTCTGTCGCCCAGGAAATTCCCAACGACGAGTCCGCGCAAGAGAGCAGGGAGACTGAGCATGGCCGGGAACAAAAGATGTGGATCATGAAGGCTGCCAGAGTCCAGACTCGGAGCAGCCTCATCAGATGGGTACACAACGCTTGGGTTGAGTTTACCGACCTTCTCAAGAATGCCGAGACGCTCGATATCGTCATCATGGCTCTCGGCTATATCTCGATGCACCTGACCTTCGTCTCGCTCTTCCTTTCGATGCGCCGCATGGGCTCCAACTTCTGGCTTGCCACCAGCGTCATCTTCTCGTCCGTCTTCTCGTTCCTCTTCGGTCTGTTtgtcaccaccaagctcGGTGTCCCGATCTCCATGGTTCTCCTGTCTGAGGGACTTCCATTCCTTGTTGTGACAATTGGCTTTGAGAAGAACATCGTCCTGACAAGAGCGGTTCTCTCGCATGCCATCGAGCATCGAAGACCCGTCAAGGGTGGCAAGCAATCCGCGATTGATGCCTCGAGCGCCATTCAGTCAGCTATTTACCTTgcgatcaaggagaagggctTCGATATTGTCAAGGACTATGCTATCGAGGTCGGCATCTTGGTGCTGGGCGCCGCCTCTGGTGTTCAGGGTGGCCTTCAGCAAttctgcttcttggccgcgTGGATTCTGTTCTTTGACTGCATCCTGCTCTTTTCCTTCTATACGGCTATTCTCTGCATCAAGTTGGAAATCAACAGGATCAAGCGCCACGTTGAGATGCGCAAGGctttggaggatgatggtgtcaGCCACCGCGTCGCTGAGAATGTGGCTCAGAGCAACGATTGGCCCAGAGCAGATGGTCAGGACAAGCCtggcaccaccatcttcgGCCGTCAGATCAAGAGCACCCATATCCCCAAATTCAAGGTGCTCATGGTGTCTGGGTTTGTTCTTATCAATGCCCTCAACTTGGCCTCGATTCCCTTCCGCAGCGCCGATTCTATTTCGAACATCTCTTCATGGGCTCGCGGTCTTGGCGGGGTCGTTACGTCGCCCCCTGTTGACCCTTTCAAGGTTGCCTCCAACGGTCTCGAGTTTGTGTTGGAATCTGCCAAGGCTGAGGGTCGTGAGACTGTCGTCACTGTTCTTACCCCGATTCGCTACGAGCTCGAGTTCCCCTCTGTTCACTACGACTTGCCCCAGCAGCTCGACaacgttggtggtgatgatatcACCGAGCTGGGCTACGGTGGTCGCATGGTGGGCGGCATCCTCAAGAGCTTGGAAGATCCAATCCTGTCCAAGTGGATTGTCGTGGCTTTGGCTCTCAGTGTGGCTCTCAACGGATACCTTTTCAACGCCGCCAGGTGGGGCATCAAGGACCCCAATGTCCCAACTCACCCCATCGACCccaaggagctggccgaTGCGCAGAGGTTCAACGATACCGAGTCTGCAACCCTCCCTCTGGGCGAATACATTCGCACCTCGCCAACGCCCGCCCCTTCAATCCCGCCTACTCCTGCTTTGACGGATGACGAGGCCGAACCCTCAAAGGAGTCCGGTTCGGAACCTCAAGCTCCCGCTGTCCCTCGCACCCAGGCCGAACTTGAGAAGATGGTTGCCGAGAAGCGCGCACATGAACTCACCGATGCCGAGATCGTTGCTCTTTCCCTTCGTGGCAAGATCCCTGGTTATGCTTTGGAGAAGACGCTCAAGGATTTCACACGCGCTGTCAAGGTCCGCCGCTCCATCATTTCTCGCACCAAGGCTACTTCAGAGCTCACCAACCTTTTGGAACGATCCAAGCTCCCGTACCAGAACTACAACTGGGCTCAGGTGCACGGTGCTTGCTGCGAAAATGTTATTGGATACATGCCCCTCCCGGTCGGTGTTGCCGGCCCCCTTGTCATTGACGGACAGAGCTACTTCATTCCCATGGCTACTACTGAAGGTGTCTTGGTGGCCAGTGCAAGCAGAGGCTGCAAGGCTATCAactctggtggtggtgctgtcaCCGTTCTTACCGCCGATGGCATGACCCGTGGTCCTTGCGTCAGCTTCGAGACGCTTGAGAGAGCCGGTTACGCCAAGCTCTGGCTTGATTCCGAGAAGGGTCAAAATGTTATGAAGAAGGCTTTCAACTCTACCAGTCGCTTCGCTCGTCTTGAGACTATGAAGACCGCTATTGCCGGTACGAACCTGTACATCCGTTTCAAGACCACAACCGGTGATGCCATGGGCATGAACATGATTTCCAAGGGTGTCGAGCACGCCCTCAGTGTCATGCGCAACGAAGGCTTCGAGGATATGAACATTGTCACTGTCAGCGGTAACTACTGCACCGACAAGAAGCCTGCTGCCATCAACTGGATCGAGGGCCGTGGCAAGAGTGTTGTCGCTGAGGCCATCATTCCTGCCGAGGTTGTGAAGAGCGTACTGAAGACTGATGTTGACACCATGGTTGCCCTCAATGTCGACAAGAACTTGATTGGTTCCGCCATGGCCGGTTCTGTCGGTGGTTTCAACGCCCATGCTGCCAACATCGTCGCCGCTATTTTCCTCGCAACAGGTCAGGATCCCGCGCAGGTGGTTGAGAGCGCCAACtgcatcaccatcatgaaGAA CCTGCGTGGGTCTCTGCAAATATCCGTCTCCATGCCTTCCATCGAAGTCGGCACTCTTGGCGGCggcaccatcctcgacccCCAAGGTTCGATGCTTGACCTTCTCGGCGTCCGTGGCCCTCATCCCACCAGCCCAGGAGAGAACGCCAGGCGGTTGGCTCGCATTGTCGCTGCCGCTGTTCTCGCCGGTGAGCTCTCGCTCTGCAGTGCTCTCGCTGCCGGGCATCTTGTCAAGGCACACATGCAACATAACCGCTCCGCTCCTCCCACAAGGAGCACAACACCAGCTCCCATGACGAGCGGGTTTGAGCGGGCGCCGTCGACCACGGCGCTGAGCGCGGCTGCGATTGAGCGGTCGAGGCGCTGA
- a CDS encoding uncharacterized protein (COG:U; EggNog:ENOG503NUAW), protein MAGVADDPEKRTTPSSGTSPASTIRVDRSENQLAQSSSTSKDEVGELSSKADVPPVAASGPAPEESRTKLETTLVITALASALFLGALDITIVSVAIPTIAEEFGSTAGYTWIGSAYMLASAAGAPMWGKISDIWGRKPIMLIAVGIFWIGSLLSALSKNIGMLIAARAIQGIGGGGIIILVNVCISDLFSMRKRGIYFGVMGIVWAVASAVGPVLGGVFTSQVTWRWCFWINLPVSGVGFAVLAWVLKLHNPRTPMRQGLAAVDWLGSLAVIGGTLMVLFGLEFGGVTYPWSSPTVICLIVFGVVTAGIFVLIEWKVAKFPLMPLRLFRRRSSIASLGVAAFQGIVFISGSYYLPLYFQAVLGASPLMSGIYVLPFVLSLSVVSAITGVVIKKTGKYLPCIIFGMSIMTLGFGLFIALEPQANWAKIVVFQLIAGIGVGPNFQAPLIALQTTVGPRDMASATATFGFIRQLFTAISIVIGGVVFQNGMEEQYPRLLEEIGPDAANMLSGSNAASSIGFAMSLPERSRRVAQEAYFKSLRTMYIMYVVFAGVGLIVSFFVGSRKLSNDHQIHKTGLKDMKAAKEKEKPRLPVDGGLDEEQRVPEGNSKKLPKESKGGKKGGNSMKFFFE, encoded by the exons ATGGCTGGCGTTGCTGACGACCCAGAAAAGCGCACAACGCCAAGCAGTGGGACAAGTCCCGCGAGCACCATCCGAGTCGACAGAAGCGAAAACCAGTTGGCgcagtcatcatcaacgtCGAAGGATGAAGTGGGCGAGCTCTCCTCCAAGGCCGATGTGCCGCCTGTCGCAGCCTCGGGACCAGCGCCAGAGGAGTCACGTACCAAGTTAGAAACGACACTGGTCATCACCGCACTGGCGAGCGCGCTCTTCCTTGGCGCACTCGATATCACCATCGTCAGTGTAGCCATTCCGACAATTGCGGAGGAATTCGGCTCGACCGCTGGGTACACATGGATTGGATCGGCATACATGCTCGCCAGCGCGGCCGGCGCGCCGATGTGGGGGAAGATATCtgatatctggggccggAAGCCCATCATGCTCATTGCCGTCGGCATTTTTTGGATTGGGTCCCTGCTGAGTGCTCTCAGCAAGAATATTGGCATGCTCATTGCTGCTCGGGCGATCCAGGgcattggtggtggcggcatcATCATTCTTGTCAACGTTTGCATCAGCGACCTGTTCTCCATGCGAAAACGAG GTATCTACTTTGGTGTAATGGGAATCGTTTGGGCAGTGGCCAGCGCCGTCGGTCCTGTTCTTGGCGGTGTCTTTACAAGTCAGGTTacctggcggtggtgtttctgGATCAATCTGCCAGTATCTGGCGTTGGGTTTGCGGTGCTGGCTTGGGTGCTGAAGCTGCACAACCCTCGCACCCCGATGCGCCAGGGGCTCGCTGCCGTCGACTGGTTGGGTTCGCTTGCGGTTATCGGCGGAACGCTGATGGTCCTTTTCGGCCTCGAGTTTGGAGGCGTGACCTACCCATGGTCGTCGCCCACCGTCATCTGCTTGATCGTTTTCGGTGTGGTGACGGCTGGCATATTCGTCTTGATCGAATGGAAGGTGGCCAAATTTCCACTGATGCCGTTGCGTCTGTTTCGTCGGCGATCCAGCATTGCCAGTTTGGGTGTTGCTGCTTTTCAGGGCATTGTCTTCATCTCGGGAAGTTACTACCTGCCGCTGTACTTCCAAGCGGTCCTCGGCGCCTCGCCATTGATGTCCGGCATCTACGTCCTGCcttttgtcttgtctctCTCAGTTGTCTCTGCCATAACTGGCGTGGTCATCAAGAAGACAGGAAAATACTTGCCTTGTATTATCTTTGGCATGTCTATCATGACTCTGGGTTTCGGGCTTTTTATTGCTCTTGAACCGCAGGCCAACTGGGCCAAGATCGTCGTCTTCCAGCTCATAGCTGGCATCGGTGTGGGGCCAAACTTCCAGGCACCGCTTATTGCGCTTCAAACAACCGTTGGGCCTCGAGATATGGCATCAGCGACGGCAACTTTTGGATTTATCAGGCAGTTGTTCACCGCGATATCTATTGTGATTGGGGGTGTTGTCTTCCAAAatgggatggaggagcaGTATCCCAGACTGCTAGAGGAAATCGGACCCGATGCTGCGAACATGCTCTCTGGGAGCAACGCGGCTTCCAGCATTGGCTTTGCCATGAGCCTGCCTGAGCGTAGTCGACGAGTTGCCCAAGAAGCCTACTTCAAGAGTCTGAGAACCATGTACATCATGTATGTTGTGTTCGCGGGAGTGGGATTGATCGTCTCCTTCTTTGTTGGGTCCCGCAAGCTGAGCAACGACCACCAAATACACAAAACAGGACTGAAGGACATgaaggctgccaaggagaaggaaaagccTCGACTGCCGGTTGATGGCGGTCTAGACGAAGAACAGAGGGTTCCAGAAGGGAACTCCAAGAAACTTCCCAAGGAGTCCaaagggggaaagaagggagGCAACTCGATGAAATTCTTCTTTGAGTGA
- a CDS encoding uncharacterized protein (COG:O; EggNog:ENOG503NZTT; CAZy:CE1) yields the protein MRLSSITSGFLALVGLSNAASLTQITNFGSNPSGARFYIYVPDRLASNPAIITAVHYCSGTASAFYNGSPYARLADTHGFIVVYPESPNSGGCWDVSSNAAYTRNSGANSHAIVNMVNWTIERYGADRNRVFLAGLSSGAMMTNVLAATYPDVFKAASAYAGVPAGCFYTGTVAGWNNTCANGQSITTQEHWAQTARNMYPGYTGPRPKMMIYHGSADDIIYPRNFNETMKQWAGVLGYTYGSPRQTIPNSPSAPYTKYVYGDDLVGIYGTGITHNIQINGALDLEWFGITGQPATTSSASGPTTTPVSSSTLVTSVRTTTTSAPPVATTPAGCTSPKWGQCGGQGWTGCTVCAAGSTCTFGNNWYSQCL from the exons ATGAGGCTCTCAAGCATTACCTCGGGCTTCCTCGCCCTGGTCGGTCTCTCGAACGCCGCCTCCCTTACCCAGATCACCAACTTCGGTTCCAATCCAAGCGGCGCGCGCTTTTACATCTACGTTCCCGATAGACTGGCCTCGAACCcggccatcatcaccgccgtgCACTACTGCAGCGGTACCGCCAGCGCCTTCTACAATGGCAGCCCGTACGCCCGGCTGGCCGATACTCACGGCTTCATTGTCGTGTACCCTGAATCACCGAACTCGGGTGGCTGCTGGGATGTCTCTTCTAACGCTGCTTACACCCGCAACAGCGGCGCCAACAGCCATGCCATTGTCAACATGGTGAACTGGACCATTGAGCGCTACGGCGCCGACAGAAACCGTGTCTTCCTCGCGGGGCTCAGCTCGGGCGCCATGATGACCAACGTTCTTGCTGCGACGTATCCTGATGTCTTCAAGGCTGCCAGCGCCTATGCGGGCGTCCCTGCTGGATGCTTCTACACCGGCACCGTCGCCGGCTGGAACAACACCTGCGCGAACGGCCAGTCGATTACGACCCAGGAGCACTGGGCCCAGACTGCTCGCAACATGTATCCTGGCTACACCGGCCCCAGGCCGAAGATGATGATCTACCACGGCTCTGCTGATGACATTATCTACCCCAGA AACTTCAACGAGACGATGAAGCAGTGGGCTGGTGTACTGGGCTATACCTACGGCTCGCCCCGCCAGACCAtccccaacagcccctccGCCCCCTACACCAAGTACGTCTACGGCGACGACCTCGTTGGCATCTACGGTACCGGCATCACCCACAACATCCAGATCAACGGTGCCCTCGACCTTGAGTGGTTCGGCATCACTGGCCAGCCCGCCACTACTTCTTCAGCCAGCGGTCCTACCACCACTCCTGTGTCGTCTAGCACTCTGGTCACTTCTGTCAGGACCACTACTacctctgctcctcctgtTGCGACTACCCCTGCGGGTTGCACTTCGCCCAAGTGGGGACAGTGCGGTGGTCAGGGGTGGACTGGGTGCACTGTTTGCGCTGCGGGATCGACTTGCACTTTTGGAAATAACTGGTATTCGCAGTGCTTGTAA
- a CDS encoding uncharacterized protein (COG:S; EggNog:ENOG503PEDZ), whose protein sequence is MRVLSLFSLAAAALPLASAIQFTSPAGNSTLSKGNSYKVKWDSVDTDPSTFSIYLVNFVNWPPFYTQLAGGVSTESGEYEVTVPCLVDASWGYQFNAINGTNVYVIHAQTPKFYVGEGSCDEPEEEVPIPVITDSLQQTTCEAYTVTATPEPTCDNSVSTVTATVTATVTVGKDAPAAPATTAPATLQYTPGFQSAVKVYSTVYVDLSEVIDSGECVC, encoded by the exons ATGCgcgtcctctccctcttttcgCTCGCCGCTGCGGCCCTCCCCCTGGCCTCGGCCATCCAGTTCACCTCGCCCGCCGGCAACTCTACCTTGAGCAAGGGCAACTCGTACAAGGTCAAGTGGGATTCCGTCGACACGGATCCTTCCACTTTCAGCATTTACCTCGTCAACTTTGTCAACTGGCCCCCCTTTTACACCCAACTCGCCGGCGGTGTTTCCACCGAGTCTGGCGAGTATGAGGTGACCGTTCCCTGCCTTGTTGACGCCTCCTGGGGCTACCAATT CAATGCCATCAACGGCACCAACGTCTATGTCATCCACGCTCAGACCCCCAAGTTCTACGTGGGCGAGGGTTCCTGCGATgagcccgaggaggaggtcccCATTCCCGTGATCACCGACTCCCTCCAGCAGACCACCTGCGAGGCCTACACCGTGACCGCCACCCCCGAGCCCACCTGCGATAACTCCGTCTCTACTGTCACTGCCACCGTCACTGCCACTGTCACCGTCGGTAAGGATGCCCCCGCGGcccctgccaccaccgctcctGCCACCCTTCAATACACCCCCGGCTTCCAGTCGGCTGTCAAGGTCTACTCGACCGTTTATGTTGACCTCTCTGAGGTCATTGACTCTGGCGAGTGCGTGTGCTAA